In the Drosophila gunungcola strain Sukarami unplaced genomic scaffold, Dgunungcola_SK_2 000001F, whole genome shotgun sequence genome, one interval contains:
- the LOC128262348 gene encoding inactive pancreatic lipase-related protein 1 yields MHKAIKNKSRLLCGLKNSKADLTTAKFILYYGPTVADSDIYDLTDFQSLLDDEHLDMCKNTVLYLHGYLEDPDVESIHVIAEAYLERKDTNLIVLDWGELADGNYMFDAFPNLKQLGPELAKVLIQMFEHGLDIETFHLVGHSMGGQLAGVLGREIIKRTKGAMKLKRISALDPAFPLFYPGAHLSANDAEFVDVIHTDAWLYGAPTSTGTADFWPNGGGSLQPGCPKRNYKMLSDNDLSSHRRSWWFWAESVSDRYPIRFDAVPAKKWSDFKQNKIGESCPPVVMGHHCPTTIHGDFYLQTNGQTPFARGKEGAVYVDPKELLGNTHSITCDCPPQQIN; encoded by the exons ATGCACAAGgccattaaaaacaaatcca GGTTGCTGTGTGGGCTCAAGAACTCCAAGGCGGATCTGACTACAGCGAAGTTTATACTATACTATGG ACCCACGGTAGCAGATAGCGATATCTATGACTTAACCGATTTCCAAAGTCTGTTGGACGATGAACACCTGGACATGTGCAAGAATACCGTGCTCTATTTGCATGGCTACCTCGAAGATCCGGATGTGGAGAGCATTCACGTCATAGCGGAGGCCTATCTGGAACGTAAGGATACCAATCTTATCGTTCTGGACTGGGGCGAGCTGGCCGATGGCAACTATATGTTCGATGCCTTCCCAAACCTTAAGCAACTGGGTCCCGAGTTGGCCAAGGTCCTGATCCAAATGTTTGAACATGGCCTGGACATTGAGACGTTTCACCTCGTCGGACACTCGATGGGTGGCCAACTGGCTGGAGTTCTCGGCCGGGAGATTATCAAACGCACCAAAGGTGCTATGAAGCTTAAAAG AATTTCCGCCCTGGATCCCGCCTTTCCGCTGTTTTATCCGGGCGCCCACCTGTCCGCGAATGATGCGGAGTTTGTGGATGTGATACACACGGATGCCTGGCTCTACGGTGCTCCCACGAGCACTGGAACGGCGGATTTCTGGCCAAACGGAGGAGGCAGCTTGCAGCCGGGCTGTCCCAAACGGAACTACAAAATGCTCAGCGACAACGATCTGTCCAGCCATCGGCGCAGTTGGTGGTTCTGGGCTGAGAGTGTTTCGGATCGGTATCCCATCCGTTTCGATGCTGTGCCCGCAAAGAAATGGTCGGActttaagcaaaacaaaattgggGAGTCATGCCCGCCAGTGGTGATGGGTCATCATTGTCCGACGAC AATACATGGCGACTTTTACTTACAAACCAACGGTCAAACACCATTTGCGCGAGGCAAAGAGGGCGCTGTGTACGTTGACCCCAAGGAGCTGCTAGGGAATACCCACAGTATCACCTGTGACTGCCCTCcgcagcaaataaattaa